A single Thermodesulfobacteriota bacterium DNA region contains:
- a CDS encoding chemotaxis protein CheW, translating into MSTILQLVGFKVDKEFFGVPIDKVKEIVRVPDITAVPDTPDFLEGVINLRGRIVPVVDMRTRIGLPTMERVRTNRVLILDIESRTVGLIVDSASEILKLPDEQIESTPELVSSVGAEYVTAVGKLDDKLIVLVDIMRLLSADEMGRLDAARKKAELTASTGKALEEKTGKTKKSKPRKKALKEGTEQKG; encoded by the coding sequence ATGTCAACGATTCTGCAACTGGTAGGGTTTAAGGTAGATAAGGAGTTCTTCGGGGTCCCCATCGATAAGGTAAAGGAGATAGTGCGGGTCCCGGATATAACCGCGGTGCCCGACACCCCGGACTTTCTGGAGGGGGTCATAAACCTCCGGGGCAGGATAGTGCCGGTGGTGGACATGAGGACACGCATAGGGCTGCCGACAATGGAGAGGGTCAGGACCAACAGGGTCCTCATACTCGATATCGAGAGCAGGACCGTGGGGCTCATAGTGGACTCGGCTTCCGAGATACTGAAACTCCCGGACGAGCAGATAGAGAGCACCCCTGAGCTTGTCTCGTCGGTGGGCGCCGAGTACGTCACGGCCGTCGGCAAGCTCGACGACAAGCTCATAGTGCTCGTGGATATCATGAGGCTCCTGAGCGCGGACGAGATGGGCAGGCTCGACGCGGCCCGTAAGAAGGCCGAGCTCACCGCTTCCACCGGCAAGGCGCTCGAGGAAAAGACGGGCAAGACAAAGAAGAGCAAACCCAGAAAGAAGGCGCTTAAAGAGGGGACGGAGCAGAAGGGATAG
- a CDS encoding chemotaxis protein CheA codes for MADNDFMMLSEEEMALLRETFYEQALEMIENLTGEVLALESGKDRTAAIKNIKRFFHTLKGDSATIGLTDVAGVVHKMEDLMGEFEESSAEITSDLPDLILKVVDEITAAIKAHRKGKEYTISKAVKDKIAEFAIEAGGAPAASEELTEYEEELAANAIAEGKTLYRVKFTFAKECLMKSAGALILSQHLPTGGDVIRMEPPIDSPEVESSDSLTAIIASYEESGDLRGLYLIPGVIGDVAVEGYKMDKLSESAEEAMAEAGPAGMGPEGGAGGPMEALQSIRVMSDKIDQIMDLVGELVMGRSMVGQLVSDFEARYPKDDLVGSFTSATAFIERSLSDLQRSVMSIRMVPIDRVFKKFPRMVRDLCRANNKKINLVLKGEHTEIDKALVDVVGEPLLHLIRNSVDHGIEAPSDREKAGKKRTGTIKVDAYHQGNDIVIEVSDDGNGIDTEKIKAKALEKGVITKDDARRMDRREALGLIFIAGFSTASTVSDVSGRGIGMDIVKNVVEEMRGTIGVRSDPGEGSVFTLRFPLTLAIIKAIIFESGERLYALPVGSIAEIARVSHGDLDSVAGRKTLRYRDRVLPLVGMDGIAGESPRQYGKDENIFVLVLSHGEREIGMVVDKLIGEEELVVKAVDESWIKTDMVVGASILGDGKVILILNVASVVSRGLKGSGERVYGKLVN; via the coding sequence ATGGCGGACAATGACTTCATGATGCTCAGTGAAGAAGAGATGGCGCTCCTCCGGGAGACCTTCTACGAGCAGGCCCTCGAGATGATAGAGAACCTGACCGGGGAGGTGCTCGCACTCGAGTCGGGCAAGGACAGGACGGCTGCGATCAAGAACATCAAGCGCTTTTTCCATACCCTCAAGGGGGACTCCGCGACAATCGGGCTTACGGACGTCGCGGGCGTGGTGCACAAGATGGAAGACCTCATGGGCGAGTTCGAGGAGAGCAGTGCCGAAATAACGAGCGACCTCCCGGACCTCATTTTAAAGGTGGTGGACGAAATAACGGCCGCCATAAAGGCCCACCGGAAAGGCAAGGAATACACCATATCCAAGGCGGTCAAGGATAAGATAGCGGAGTTCGCCATAGAGGCCGGAGGGGCGCCCGCCGCCTCCGAAGAACTAACGGAGTATGAAGAGGAGCTGGCCGCAAACGCCATCGCCGAGGGGAAGACACTCTACCGCGTAAAGTTCACCTTCGCGAAGGAATGCCTCATGAAGTCGGCCGGGGCCCTTATCCTCTCCCAACACCTTCCCACCGGCGGCGACGTCATACGGATGGAGCCGCCCATCGACAGCCCTGAGGTGGAGTCGTCCGATTCCCTTACCGCCATCATCGCGAGCTATGAGGAGTCCGGCGACCTGAGAGGCCTCTATCTCATACCGGGCGTTATAGGGGATGTGGCCGTCGAGGGCTACAAGATGGACAAGCTGAGCGAGAGTGCCGAGGAGGCCATGGCGGAGGCCGGCCCCGCCGGGATGGGGCCGGAGGGGGGGGCGGGGGGACCGATGGAGGCCCTCCAGAGTATAAGGGTTATGTCGGATAAGATAGACCAGATAATGGACCTCGTAGGCGAACTCGTTATGGGGCGCTCCATGGTGGGGCAGCTCGTCTCCGACTTCGAGGCCCGCTACCCGAAGGACGACCTCGTAGGGAGCTTCACATCCGCTACCGCCTTCATAGAGAGGAGCCTCTCGGACCTGCAGCGGAGCGTCATGTCCATACGCATGGTGCCCATAGACAGGGTCTTCAAGAAGTTCCCGAGGATGGTCAGGGACCTCTGCAGGGCGAACAACAAAAAGATAAACCTCGTCCTCAAAGGAGAACACACGGAGATAGACAAGGCACTGGTGGACGTGGTTGGCGAGCCGCTCCTGCACCTCATACGCAACTCCGTGGACCACGGCATAGAAGCCCCCTCGGACAGGGAAAAGGCGGGCAAGAAGCGCACCGGCACCATAAAGGTGGATGCATACCACCAGGGCAACGATATAGTCATAGAGGTGTCGGACGACGGAAATGGGATAGATACCGAAAAGATCAAGGCGAAGGCCCTGGAGAAAGGCGTCATCACCAAAGACGATGCCAGGAGGATGGACAGGCGGGAGGCCCTGGGGCTGATATTCATCGCGGGCTTCTCGACGGCAAGCACGGTGAGCGACGTCTCGGGCAGGGGGATAGGCATGGACATCGTCAAGAACGTCGTGGAGGAGATGAGGGGGACCATAGGCGTCAGGTCGGATCCGGGCGAGGGGAGTGTCTTTACCCTGAGGTTCCCTCTTACGCTGGCCATCATAAAGGCGATAATCTTCGAGTCGGGCGAAAGGCTCTACGCCCTGCCCGTGGGCTCCATAGCGGAGATAGCAAGGGTGTCCCACGGGGACCTGGACAGCGTGGCGGGCAGAAAGACGCTCCGCTACAGGGACAGGGTCCTCCCGCTTGTCGGCATGGACGGTATCGCCGGGGAAAGCCCGAGGCAGTACGGCAAGGACGAGAATATCTTCGTGCTGGTGCTGAGCCACGGCGAGAGGGAGATAGGCATGGTCGTGGACAAGCTCATAGGCGAGGAGGAGCTTGTGGTAAAGGCCGTGGACGAGAGCTGGATCAAAACCGATATGGTCGTCGGGGCCTCCATACTCGGCGACGGTAAGGTCATCTTGATCTTGAACGTCGCCTCCGTGGTGTCGAGGGGGCTGAAGGGCTCCGGGGAGAGGGTATACGGCAAGCTCGTAAACTGA
- a CDS encoding cache domain-containing protein, translated as MKKLGRMIMATLFFAGSVSTATAGADVSKMKDALNKKAAVFSALHKRASRNLQTAAQDKTFSEYFETTDKSEKKRLKAEIENLSLAVQKKFEVDEMCLIDLSGQEITRIVFDKIAPDADLSSEEASAPFFNPSVAKEARQVYISAPYLSADSKRWVIAYTTPIMTKDGKKAAILHYEIPLSVYQEKLVKEFKGKDEYILAVGKDGLLWADSRRTYNLKGNPEKEVNPSDYFPPLDKDIRSSIKNGKSGEGSFEKGGKSYSIVYKPLGYQDWSLAVVSPE; from the coding sequence ATGAAAAAACTCGGCAGAATGATCATGGCAACTCTTTTCTTTGCCGGCTCGGTTTCCACCGCAACCGCCGGAGCCGACGTTTCAAAGATGAAGGATGCTCTCAACAAGAAGGCGGCCGTATTTTCGGCTCTGCATAAGAGGGCCTCGCGGAATCTGCAGACTGCCGCCCAGGACAAGACGTTCAGTGAATACTTCGAAACTACCGACAAGAGTGAGAAAAAAAGACTCAAGGCGGAGATAGAAAATCTAAGCCTCGCCGTTCAGAAGAAGTTCGAAGTAGACGAGATGTGCCTGATAGACCTTTCCGGCCAGGAGATTACAAGGATAGTTTTCGATAAGATCGCCCCGGACGCCGACCTCTCTTCGGAAGAAGCGTCGGCCCCCTTCTTTAACCCGTCCGTCGCAAAGGAGGCCAGGCAGGTTTACATATCAGCGCCATATCTGTCCGCCGACTCGAAGAGATGGGTTATCGCCTACACGACGCCGATTATGACTAAAGACGGCAAGAAGGCGGCTATCCTGCATTACGAGATACCCCTGTCCGTTTACCAGGAAAAGCTGGTGAAGGAGTTTAAGGGGAAGGACGAGTATATACTGGCGGTTGGCAAAGACGGCCTTCTCTGGGCGGACTCCAGGCGTACCTATAACTTGAAAGGCAACCCGGAAAAAGAAGTAAACCCATCAGACTACTTTCCTCCCCTTGATAAGGATATCCGCTCTTCCATAAAGAACGGCAAGTCGGGGGAAGGGAGCTTTGAGAAGGGGGGCAAGAGTTACTCTATTGTCTACAAGCCCCTCGGTTATCAGGACTGGTCCCTGGCTGTCGTATCTCCCGAATAA
- a CDS encoding LbtU family siderophore porin has product MKHTLRFLFSFRRGVPLPVFMAVAMAAAVALLPTLSFAESIEDKIERLEKRIEELERKLDGKEQEAIEQRMEKIEGRQAELHHSLEEKKAPGLMTQISDKIAIGGLLEVEAFFEDIDDEGDTSDIVLATMELAIDVEINEFVSGHILFLWEEDGTEPVDLDEGYITIASPYGLSLTAGKMYVPFGMFNSHFISDPQTLELGETRESAVLLTYATGPFEISAGAFNGDADEISDSDNEVEDFVVSVVVTPKEGITFGASYISNIADSDIGLAPVLRDDVEGMAAFLSLEMGPFMFEAEYVGATESFEDLDLDGDGDNDGDKPETYNFEVAYAVNDRLEIAVRYEENDEFFDFPEEQYGVAISYSLFEDVTLAFEFLHGEFEDGRDRDAGTAQLAVEF; this is encoded by the coding sequence ATGAAACACACGCTACGGTTTTTATTCAGCTTTAGGAGGGGGGTTCCCCTGCCGGTCTTTATGGCGGTGGCAATGGCCGCGGCAGTGGCCCTCCTGCCCACCCTCTCGTTTGCCGAGAGCATCGAGGATAAGATAGAGCGCTTGGAGAAAAGGATAGAGGAGCTTGAGAGGAAGCTCGACGGCAAGGAGCAAGAGGCCATCGAGCAGAGGATGGAGAAGATCGAGGGCAGGCAGGCCGAGCTCCACCACAGCCTTGAGGAGAAAAAAGCGCCCGGCCTCATGACGCAGATAAGCGACAAGATAGCCATCGGCGGGCTCCTCGAGGTCGAGGCCTTCTTCGAGGACATAGACGACGAGGGCGACACCTCGGACATAGTGCTCGCCACAATGGAGCTCGCCATAGACGTGGAGATAAACGAGTTCGTGAGCGGACACATACTCTTCCTCTGGGAGGAGGACGGTACCGAGCCCGTGGACCTCGACGAGGGCTACATCACTATAGCCTCCCCCTACGGGCTGAGCCTCACCGCTGGCAAGATGTACGTGCCGTTCGGGATGTTCAACTCGCACTTCATCTCCGACCCGCAGACACTCGAACTCGGGGAGACAAGGGAAAGCGCGGTGCTCCTCACCTACGCCACAGGACCGTTCGAGATCTCGGCCGGGGCCTTTAACGGGGACGCGGACGAAATTAGCGACTCCGACAACGAGGTAGAGGACTTCGTCGTGAGCGTCGTCGTCACGCCGAAGGAGGGGATAACCTTCGGGGCTTCCTACATCTCCAACATAGCGGACTCCGATATCGGGCTTGCGCCGGTGCTCAGGGACGACGTCGAGGGCATGGCCGCGTTCCTCTCGCTTGAGATGGGCCCGTTCATGTTCGAGGCCGAGTACGTCGGCGCCACCGAGAGCTTCGAGGACCTCGACCTCGACGGGGACGGGGACAACGACGGCGACAAGCCGGAAACATATAACTTCGAGGTGGCATACGCGGTGAACGACAGGCTCGAGATAGCCGTCAGGTACGAGGAGAACGACGAGTTCTTCGACTTCCCCGAGGAGCAGTACGGCGTGGCAATATCCTACAGCCTGTTTGAGGACGTAACCCTCGCCTTCGAATTCCTCCACGGCGAGTTCGAGGACGGCAGGGACAGGGACGCGGGCACGGCCCAGTTGGCCGTAGAGTTCTGA
- a CDS encoding protein-glutamate O-methyltransferase CheR — MLGEQENMAPFGTPQPKLTMSDEEYRLLRNLIYDECGIWLKDEKKSFLENRTFNRMRTLKIASCYRYYRLLTDPDDGKQEVLTFMDSVTINETSFFRNKPQMDIFTEMVVPEIVSNKRKKGDLSLKIWSAGCSTGQEPYTLAMILRETIPDMSKWKITILASDLSLTALQSAQEGIYRPEKMDGVDDTLRSRYFREVEGGMYQAKDVLKQLIVFDFHNLMHESGSGNFDVIFCRNVLIYFDEETQKGVIDRFDRALVPEGYLFLGHTESLQGVNDNFTFIHKNKGTAYKKNG; from the coding sequence ATGTTAGGTGAACAGGAAAATATGGCGCCGTTCGGCACCCCACAGCCGAAGCTCACGATGAGCGACGAGGAGTACCGGCTATTGAGGAACCTCATCTACGACGAGTGCGGCATCTGGCTCAAGGACGAGAAGAAGAGCTTCCTCGAGAACAGGACCTTCAATCGGATGAGGACGCTCAAGATAGCGAGCTGCTACCGCTACTACAGGCTCCTTACCGACCCGGATGACGGGAAGCAGGAGGTCCTCACCTTCATGGACTCCGTCACAATAAACGAGACCTCCTTCTTCCGCAACAAGCCCCAGATGGACATCTTCACCGAGATGGTGGTCCCGGAGATTGTCTCCAATAAGAGGAAGAAGGGGGACCTCTCGCTCAAGATATGGAGCGCGGGATGCTCCACGGGCCAGGAGCCGTACACCCTGGCCATGATACTCCGGGAGACCATCCCGGACATGAGCAAATGGAAGATAACCATACTCGCCTCGGACCTGAGCCTCACCGCGCTGCAGTCCGCCCAGGAGGGGATCTACCGCCCCGAGAAGATGGACGGGGTGGACGATACGCTCCGAAGTAGATACTTCCGCGAGGTGGAGGGGGGGATGTACCAGGCAAAAGACGTGCTTAAGCAACTCATCGTCTTCGACTTCCACAACCTGATGCACGAAAGCGGCTCCGGGAACTTCGACGTCATCTTCTGCAGGAACGTGCTGATATACTTCGACGAGGAGACCCAGAAGGGGGTCATCGACAGGTTCGACAGGGCCCTTGTGCCGGAGGGATATCTCTTCCTCGGGCACACGGAAAGCCTCCAGGGGGTCAACGACAACTTCACGTTCATACATAAGAACAAGGGGACCGCCTATAAAAAGAACGGGTAA
- a CDS encoding response regulator, with the protein MNKRMKLLIVDDDQYIINLITTIAGKHGAEVTSYTNVADALRKLMEEEFDTVLVDLHLPGMDGLSAIPLVRELDPDINIGLMTSDTRPDVKARVLTGGADFFLQKPDDIMKLWDVLQRCARKEVADVNDSATGRV; encoded by the coding sequence ATGAATAAGAGAATGAAGCTCCTCATAGTAGACGACGACCAGTATATAATAAATCTCATCACCACCATCGCTGGAAAACACGGGGCGGAAGTGACAAGCTACACCAACGTCGCGGACGCGCTCAGGAAGCTCATGGAGGAGGAGTTCGACACCGTGCTGGTAGACCTCCATCTACCGGGGATGGACGGCCTTTCGGCCATACCGCTTGTAAGGGAGTTAGACCCTGACATAAATATAGGGCTTATGACCAGCGACACGCGTCCGGACGTGAAGGCAAGGGTTCTTACGGGCGGAGCGGACTTTTTCCTCCAGAAACCCGACGACATAATGAAACTATGGGATGTACTGCAAAGGTGCGCAAGAAAGGAGGTCGCAGATGTCAACGATTCTGCAACTGGTAGGGTTTAA
- a CDS encoding chemotaxis response regulator protein-glutamate methylesterase — translation MENSSKKIRVLVVDDSALMRKMIPLILKKDPGIEVVGTAVDGIFALKKVEKFRPDVITLDMEMPGMDGLTTLKHIMARFKTPVVVVSSLTTKGARITMQAFELGAMDVVAKPQDAISVHIQEIAEELITKVRAVSRSSTSKLYLPPPPEVPPALKVVKGGRRRRTETVVAIGISTGGPNALAYMLPHIPADFPAALLIVQHMPAGFTEVFASRLNKICKIEVKEANEGDMVLPGRALIAPGGKHLKIKRMRIGTIAVLSTSAPVNGHRPSADVLFESACGQYGHSTVGVIMTGMGQDGAECLGNIQRAGGITIAQDEQSSIVFGMPKVAIEKGHARRVVPLEKMAGAIMAAVPRKGEKEYVAAK, via the coding sequence ATGGAAAACAGTTCAAAAAAGATACGGGTGCTCGTGGTCGACGATTCCGCGCTTATGCGGAAGATGATCCCGCTTATCCTGAAGAAGGACCCCGGGATAGAGGTGGTGGGCACGGCGGTTGACGGCATATTCGCTTTGAAAAAGGTGGAGAAGTTCAGGCCCGACGTCATTACCCTCGACATGGAAATGCCCGGCATGGACGGCCTTACCACCCTGAAGCACATAATGGCCCGTTTCAAGACACCGGTCGTTGTGGTAAGCTCTCTTACCACCAAGGGGGCGAGGATTACCATGCAGGCCTTCGAGCTCGGGGCCATGGACGTCGTGGCCAAGCCCCAGGACGCCATATCGGTCCATATCCAGGAGATAGCCGAGGAGCTCATCACCAAGGTCAGGGCCGTAAGCCGGAGTTCCACCTCCAAGCTTTATCTTCCTCCGCCGCCGGAGGTCCCGCCGGCGCTGAAGGTTGTAAAGGGAGGGCGCCGCCGACGGACGGAAACGGTCGTAGCGATAGGCATATCCACCGGGGGTCCCAACGCGCTCGCCTACATGCTGCCCCATATACCGGCGGACTTCCCCGCGGCGCTGCTTATAGTCCAGCACATGCCGGCCGGCTTCACCGAGGTCTTCGCCTCGCGCCTGAACAAGATATGCAAGATAGAGGTCAAGGAGGCGAACGAAGGGGACATGGTCCTCCCCGGAAGGGCGCTCATCGCCCCGGGCGGGAAGCACCTGAAGATAAAAAGGATGCGGATCGGGACGATCGCCGTCCTGAGCACGAGCGCGCCGGTCAACGGGCACAGGCCGTCGGCGGACGTGCTCTTCGAGTCGGCCTGCGGGCAATACGGGCACTCCACGGTGGGCGTGATAATGACCGGCATGGGGCAGGACGGGGCGGAATGCCTCGGGAATATACAGAGGGCCGGCGGGATAACAATCGCCCAGGACGAGCAGAGTTCCATAGTCTTCGGCATGCCGAAGGTAGCCATAGAAAAGGGGCACGCCCGCAGGGTCGTACCTCTCGAGAAGATGGCAGGTGCAATAATGGCCGCAGTGCCCCGGAAAGGAGAAAAAGAATATGTCGCAGCAAAATGA
- a CDS encoding response regulator transcription factor, whose amino-acid sequence MKKRVLLADDEKNFLDLVKEELETEDYEVVAAADGVEAVIKAIDGYDIALLDIMMPNLDGISTTRILKRMNPDKPVVVFSGVAGSNDVARAVEVGAEKCLTKPFSVKQLMTDIEKALRG is encoded by the coding sequence GTGAAGAAAAGAGTCCTTCTCGCGGACGACGAAAAGAACTTCCTCGATCTCGTAAAGGAAGAGTTGGAGACCGAGGACTACGAGGTCGTGGCCGCCGCCGACGGCGTGGAGGCGGTCATCAAGGCCATCGACGGATACGACATCGCGCTCCTGGATATAATGATGCCCAACCTCGACGGCATAAGCACCACCAGGATACTGAAGAGGATGAACCCCGACAAGCCCGTCGTGGTTTTCTCCGGTGTAGCCGGGAGTAACGACGTGGCGAGGGCCGTGGAGGTGGGGGCGGAGAAGTGCCTGACCAAACCCTTCTCCGTCAAGCAACTCATGACCGACATAGAGAAAGCCCTGAGGGGGTAG
- a CDS encoding response regulator codes for MKKILLIEDDANFAKVLKAELEGDGYHVDVVGDGVEGVLRAVDEKYDMALIDVIMPTLNGINATRILKKMDAKMPIISFSGKIAPEEISEPVNAGAVIFAQKPFSTSWMLSQIKWVMDD; via the coding sequence ATGAAGAAGATACTTCTCATCGAGGACGACGCTAACTTCGCGAAGGTCTTGAAGGCCGAACTGGAAGGGGACGGCTATCACGTGGACGTGGTGGGCGACGGGGTCGAGGGGGTGCTCCGGGCGGTGGACGAAAAGTACGACATGGCCCTTATCGACGTTATCATGCCGACCCTTAACGGCATAAACGCAACGAGGATACTGAAGAAGATGGATGCGAAGATGCCCATAATAAGCTTTTCGGGTAAGATCGCACCCGAAGAGATCTCCGAGCCGGTCAACGCCGGGGCGGTGATATTCGCGCAAAAACCTTTTTCCACGTCATGGATGCTGTCACAGATAAAATGGGTGATGGACGATTGA
- a CDS encoding response regulator: protein MSQQNDTDATAAASYRFLIVDDSLFARKNISKVVESIGGTVAGEAANGKEAIEKYFELKPDLVLMDVSMPEMEGLEALKIIKDRDPDANVVMVSSLGYEDLVKKAISLGAKHYIPKPLKSESAALIIKFVLEGGGEESET, encoded by the coding sequence ATGTCGCAGCAAAATGATACCGACGCGACCGCAGCCGCTTCCTACAGGTTCCTCATCGTAGACGACTCGCTCTTCGCCAGGAAGAACATCTCCAAGGTGGTCGAGTCGATCGGCGGTACGGTGGCCGGCGAGGCGGCCAACGGAAAGGAGGCTATCGAGAAGTACTTCGAGCTCAAACCCGACCTCGTTTTGATGGACGTGTCCATGCCGGAGATGGAAGGCCTCGAGGCGTTGAAGATAATAAAGGACCGCGACCCGGACGCGAACGTGGTGATGGTTAGTTCTCTCGGCTACGAAGACCTGGTCAAGAAAGCCATCTCGCTCGGGGCCAAACACTATATACCGAAACCTCTTAAGTCGGAGAGCGCCGCCTTGATCATTAAGTTCGTGCTCGAGGGGGGAGGGGAAGAGAGTGAGACTTGA
- a CDS encoding methyl-accepting chemotaxis protein — MSSSSTTGGWLKLNIGPKLVLVTLLLSVVPVSILGVTAYFSAKNALEEKIGNGFVSLSLETLDKIDRNIYERKQNALAWSTLGTMQDILIDDADGRIAAELESLKNDYGSYQGIYVVNEGGDIVSSSNPEFSQDNFGDAPWFKNSIRGEMDIQDVGLSTLTGKLAVSVTAPIRADYDNTKILGVLTSRFNWEKVDEIVDGVKVGGEEQSGSAYILLLNSEGKVIAAPEFMRGKDAVLQRELAGLKSAENAFNKSSGYLVENINGKSMLVGYSPSNGHSEYMGLGWIMLVMQDTDQAFAAVMSLRTRILIVSVLAIGMALILGFFISRSISVPVKEMAAAAQSIASGDLDVNVNVKSNDELGMMGRSFNDMVAYLKTMAHVAEAIAEGDLRKDVRPNSARDVLGNAFNGMLVGLRDIVGQVRGGADQIASATGQIASTSEQSSRNSEASATAVEEITSTMHEMSSNIQNVAKNIQGQASSVAETSTAIEELIASIQRVADNARKMVEIAKQSAEAVSSGREAVDRSTEGVRNITSVMGASAETIRKLGTRTEDIGKIIEVIDDIAEQTNLLALNAAIEAARAGEHGMGFAVVADEVRKLAERSARSTSEISELIYGIQKDAGEAVRDVEKNVGIVDGALKLSDEVVASLKKIEASVVEVGRYSHEISAATGEQAGGCDQISRSVNKLNEITQEISSSADEQSSGTEQVVKGVEKLREMTQQGASSAAELASSAEQMSRQADSLNEVVARFNTGSDEYPGEPQPDEEVPG, encoded by the coding sequence ATGAGTTCTTCATCTACAACGGGGGGGTGGCTCAAGCTGAACATCGGGCCGAAGCTGGTCCTTGTTACTCTTTTGCTATCCGTCGTACCGGTCTCTATCCTCGGCGTCACGGCTTACTTCAGTGCAAAGAACGCCCTTGAGGAGAAAATCGGCAATGGCTTTGTGAGCCTTTCCCTGGAAACCCTGGACAAGATAGACAGAAATATCTACGAAAGAAAACAGAATGCCCTGGCATGGTCAACACTCGGCACCATGCAGGACATACTGATCGACGATGCCGACGGTAGAATCGCGGCCGAACTGGAGAGCCTCAAGAACGATTACGGTTCTTACCAGGGTATCTACGTCGTTAACGAAGGGGGCGATATCGTATCTTCCAGCAATCCGGAGTTCTCTCAGGACAACTTCGGCGATGCTCCGTGGTTCAAAAATTCCATCCGGGGCGAGATGGACATCCAGGATGTCGGCCTTTCGACACTAACGGGAAAGCTTGCCGTGTCGGTTACGGCGCCTATCAGGGCCGATTATGACAATACCAAGATTCTCGGTGTGTTGACTTCCCGGTTTAACTGGGAAAAGGTCGATGAGATTGTGGACGGTGTTAAGGTGGGAGGGGAGGAGCAGAGCGGGTCCGCATATATCCTTCTGCTCAACAGTGAAGGAAAGGTCATCGCCGCACCGGAGTTCATGCGCGGCAAAGACGCCGTACTCCAAAGAGAGTTGGCCGGGTTGAAGTCGGCTGAAAATGCCTTTAATAAAAGTTCGGGATATCTTGTTGAGAACATTAACGGTAAGAGTATGCTGGTGGGGTATTCCCCGTCGAACGGGCATTCCGAATACATGGGGTTGGGTTGGATTATGCTTGTCATGCAGGACACCGACCAGGCATTTGCCGCGGTCATGTCTCTGAGGACAAGGATATTAATTGTTTCCGTGTTGGCCATAGGTATGGCCTTGATCTTAGGCTTTTTCATCTCCCGCTCCATCTCGGTGCCGGTAAAAGAGATGGCGGCGGCGGCCCAGAGTATAGCCTCCGGCGACCTGGACGTCAACGTCAACGTAAAATCCAACGACGAGTTGGGTATGATGGGAAGGTCCTTCAACGACATGGTCGCGTACTTGAAGACCATGGCCCACGTGGCCGAGGCCATAGCCGAGGGCGACCTCCGGAAGGACGTACGGCCCAACTCGGCAAGGGACGTCCTCGGGAACGCCTTCAATGGAATGCTGGTGGGACTGCGCGACATAGTCGGACAGGTGAGGGGCGGGGCGGATCAGATAGCGTCGGCCACCGGCCAGATAGCCTCCACCAGCGAGCAGTCGAGCAGGAACAGCGAAGCCTCGGCCACCGCGGTCGAGGAGATAACCTCCACCATGCACGAGATGAGCTCCAACATCCAGAACGTGGCCAAGAACATCCAGGGCCAGGCAAGCTCGGTGGCAGAGACCTCGACGGCCATCGAGGAGCTTATCGCCTCCATACAGAGGGTCGCGGACAACGCGCGGAAGATGGTCGAGATAGCCAAACAGAGCGCCGAGGCGGTATCTTCCGGAAGGGAGGCCGTTGACCGCTCCACCGAGGGGGTAAGGAACATAACGAGCGTCATGGGAGCCTCGGCCGAGACCATACGGAAGCTCGGGACCAGGACCGAGGACATAGGGAAGATAATCGAGGTGATAGACGACATAGCCGAGCAGACGAACCTGCTGGCGCTTAACGCGGCCATCGAGGCGGCCAGGGCCGGCGAGCACGGCATGGGCTTCGCGGTCGTAGCCGACGAGGTCAGGAAGCTCGCCGAGAGGTCGGCCAGGAGCACCTCGGAGATCTCGGAGTTGATATACGGCATCCAGAAGGACGCCGGCGAGGCCGTCAGGGACGTCGAGAAAAACGTCGGCATCGTCGACGGGGCGCTAAAACTTTCCGATGAGGTCGTCGCGTCACTTAAGAAGATAGAGGCCTCGGTTGTCGAGGTGGGCAGGTACTCCCATGAGATAAGCGCGGCAACGGGCGAGCAGGCCGGAGGGTGCGACCAGATATCCAGGTCGGTCAACAAGCTGAACGAGATAACCCAGGAGATAAGCTCCTCGGCCGACGAGCAGTCCTCGGGTACCGAACAGGTCGTAAAAGGGGTGGAGAAGCTCAGGGAGATGACCCAGCAGGGCGCTTCGAGCGCGGCCGAGCTCGCCAGTTCGGCGGAGCAGATGAGCAGGCAGGCCGACTCGCTGAACGAAGTCGTGGCCAGGTTCAACACCGGCAGTGACGAATATCCGGGCGAACCCCAACCCGATGAAGAGGTGCCAGGGTAA